A region from the Hydrotalea sp. genome encodes:
- a CDS encoding M15 family metallopeptidase — MHLITDIAQLTPRLQALESMLRAFARQNNIDYAITETYRTMATIADYYAVGRRGVAGEKIITHVSPDNAAMKSPHYNRCAFDIVLIGAGGKRTYEPLATFGTLGEYWESLDPLCTWGGNWQTLKDNPHFEHRAYQQSRPRRGEVS, encoded by the coding sequence ATGCACCTTATCACCGATATTGCCCAATTAACGCCGCGCCTGCAGGCTTTGGAATCAATGCTTCGTGCCTTTGCCAGGCAAAACAATATCGATTACGCCATCACCGAAACATACCGCACCATGGCCACCATCGCCGATTATTACGCCGTCGGCCGGCGCGGGGTGGCCGGCGAAAAAATTATCACCCATGTTTCGCCCGACAATGCCGCCATGAAATCGCCCCATTACAACCGCTGTGCGTTTGACATTGTGTTGATTGGCGCGGGCGGCAAGCGTACCTATGAACCGCTTGCCACATTTGGCACATTGGGTGAGTATTGGGAAAGCCTTGACCCGCTGTGCACATGGGGCGGCAATTGGCAAACATTAAAAGACAATCCGCATTTTGAACACCGCGCTTACCAGCAATCGCGCCCGCGCCGTGGCGAAGTGTCTTAG